Proteins encoded in a region of the Epinephelus lanceolatus isolate andai-2023 chromosome 20, ASM4190304v1, whole genome shotgun sequence genome:
- the LOC117265114 gene encoding uncharacterized protein LOC117265114 isoform X3, protein MQCDEKSPSHCPQCPPGTVGRRDVEVQSKQSGDERVELLVRVKTSTPEMSVEFSACFCEDSEACMCKNGLFDSPSPLSLSPATAAAQTQMPSTKPKARTLVTCRQLSDGSKAASLRDQSPPPLLILKGTASVMSTDPRGIPSIRAFITHNETMQHSVWGMPGSGAPNYHLGTVKRTKSLHAAGILPQEQIRDKGFSGTPFRCL, encoded by the exons ATGCAATGTGATGAGAAGTCACCATCTCATTGTCCTCAGTGTCCACCTGGAACAGTG GGCAGGAGGGATGTGGAGGTGCAAAGCAAGCAGTCCGGAGATGAGAGGGTTGAGTTGTTGGTTAGGGTGAAAACATCCACACCCGAAATGTCAGTCGAGTTTTCTGCGTGTTTTTGCGAGGACAGTGAAGCTTGCAT gtGCAAAAATGGCCTTTTTGACTCACCGTCACCGCTCAGTCTTTCACCAGCGACTGctgctgcacaaacacagatgcCGAGCACAAAGCCCAAGGCCAGGACGCTG GTAACATGCAGGCAGCTGAGTGATGGGAGCAAGGCGGCCTCTCTCAGGGACCAAT CTCCTCCGCCATTGCTCATACTCAAAGGGACTGCAAGTGTGATGAGCACAGACCCCAGGGGGATCCCTTCCATTCGTGCATTCATCACG CACAATGAGACCATGCAGCACTCCGTCTGGGGGATGCCAGGAAGTGGCGCCCCAAACTACCACCTGGGCACAGTGAAACGGACCAAAAGCCTCCACGCTGCCGGGATTTTACCCCAGGAGCAG ATCCGTGATAAAGGCTTCAGTGGGACCCCCTTCCGCTGCCTGTGA
- the LOC117265114 gene encoding uncharacterized protein LOC117265114 isoform X1: MQCDEKSPSHCPQCPPGTVGRRDVEVQSKQSGDERVELLVRVKTSTPEMSVEFSACFCEDSEACMCKNGLFDSPSPLSLSPATAAAQTQMPSTKPKARTLVTCRQLSDGSKAASLRDQSPPPLLILKGTASVMSTDPRGIPSIRAFITDNNGVYHRYLCLQLEERKQQIKRERGSNAVDEQKHNETMQHSVWGMPGSGAPNYHLGTVKRTKSLHAAGILPQEQIRDKGFSGTPFRCL, encoded by the exons ATGCAATGTGATGAGAAGTCACCATCTCATTGTCCTCAGTGTCCACCTGGAACAGTG GGCAGGAGGGATGTGGAGGTGCAAAGCAAGCAGTCCGGAGATGAGAGGGTTGAGTTGTTGGTTAGGGTGAAAACATCCACACCCGAAATGTCAGTCGAGTTTTCTGCGTGTTTTTGCGAGGACAGTGAAGCTTGCAT gtGCAAAAATGGCCTTTTTGACTCACCGTCACCGCTCAGTCTTTCACCAGCGACTGctgctgcacaaacacagatgcCGAGCACAAAGCCCAAGGCCAGGACGCTG GTAACATGCAGGCAGCTGAGTGATGGGAGCAAGGCGGCCTCTCTCAGGGACCAAT CTCCTCCGCCATTGCTCATACTCAAAGGGACTGCAAGTGTGATGAGCACAGACCCCAGGGGGATCCCTTCCATTCGTGCATTCATCACG GACAACAATGGTGTGTATCACAGATATCTTTGCCTGCAGttggaggagaggaaacaacagataaagagggagagaggcagcAATGCTGTTGACGAGCAAAAG CACAATGAGACCATGCAGCACTCCGTCTGGGGGATGCCAGGAAGTGGCGCCCCAAACTACCACCTGGGCACAGTGAAACGGACCAAAAGCCTCCACGCTGCCGGGATTTTACCCCAGGAGCAG ATCCGTGATAAAGGCTTCAGTGGGACCCCCTTCCGCTGCCTGTGA
- the LOC117265114 gene encoding uncharacterized protein LOC117265114 isoform X2: MQCDEKSPSHCPQCPPGTVGRRDVEVQSKQSGDERVELLVRVKTSTPEMSVEFSACFCEDSEACMCKNGLFDSPSPLSLSPATAAAQTQMPSTKPKARTLVTCRQLSDGSKAASLRDQSPPPLLILKGTASVMSTDPRGIPSIRAFITLEERKQQIKRERGSNAVDEQKHNETMQHSVWGMPGSGAPNYHLGTVKRTKSLHAAGILPQEQIRDKGFSGTPFRCL; the protein is encoded by the exons ATGCAATGTGATGAGAAGTCACCATCTCATTGTCCTCAGTGTCCACCTGGAACAGTG GGCAGGAGGGATGTGGAGGTGCAAAGCAAGCAGTCCGGAGATGAGAGGGTTGAGTTGTTGGTTAGGGTGAAAACATCCACACCCGAAATGTCAGTCGAGTTTTCTGCGTGTTTTTGCGAGGACAGTGAAGCTTGCAT gtGCAAAAATGGCCTTTTTGACTCACCGTCACCGCTCAGTCTTTCACCAGCGACTGctgctgcacaaacacagatgcCGAGCACAAAGCCCAAGGCCAGGACGCTG GTAACATGCAGGCAGCTGAGTGATGGGAGCAAGGCGGCCTCTCTCAGGGACCAAT CTCCTCCGCCATTGCTCATACTCAAAGGGACTGCAAGTGTGATGAGCACAGACCCCAGGGGGATCCCTTCCATTCGTGCATTCATCACG ttggaggagaggaaacaacagataaagagggagagaggcagcAATGCTGTTGACGAGCAAAAG CACAATGAGACCATGCAGCACTCCGTCTGGGGGATGCCAGGAAGTGGCGCCCCAAACTACCACCTGGGCACAGTGAAACGGACCAAAAGCCTCCACGCTGCCGGGATTTTACCCCAGGAGCAG ATCCGTGATAAAGGCTTCAGTGGGACCCCCTTCCGCTGCCTGTGA
- the LOC117265114 gene encoding uncharacterized protein LOC117265114 isoform X4 yields the protein MRSHHLIVLSVHLEQWCKNGLFDSPSPLSLSPATAAAQTQMPSTKPKARTLVTCRQLSDGSKAASLRDQSPPPLLILKGTASVMSTDPRGIPSIRAFITDNNGVYHRYLCLQLEERKQQIKRERGSNAVDEQKHNETMQHSVWGMPGSGAPNYHLGTVKRTKSLHAAGILPQEQIRDKGFSGTPFRCL from the exons ATGAGAAGTCACCATCTCATTGTCCTCAGTGTCCACCTGGAACAGTG gtGCAAAAATGGCCTTTTTGACTCACCGTCACCGCTCAGTCTTTCACCAGCGACTGctgctgcacaaacacagatgcCGAGCACAAAGCCCAAGGCCAGGACGCTG GTAACATGCAGGCAGCTGAGTGATGGGAGCAAGGCGGCCTCTCTCAGGGACCAAT CTCCTCCGCCATTGCTCATACTCAAAGGGACTGCAAGTGTGATGAGCACAGACCCCAGGGGGATCCCTTCCATTCGTGCATTCATCACG GACAACAATGGTGTGTATCACAGATATCTTTGCCTGCAGttggaggagaggaaacaacagataaagagggagagaggcagcAATGCTGTTGACGAGCAAAAG CACAATGAGACCATGCAGCACTCCGTCTGGGGGATGCCAGGAAGTGGCGCCCCAAACTACCACCTGGGCACAGTGAAACGGACCAAAAGCCTCCACGCTGCCGGGATTTTACCCCAGGAGCAG ATCCGTGATAAAGGCTTCAGTGGGACCCCCTTCCGCTGCCTGTGA